Proteins from a genomic interval of Nautilia sp. PV-1:
- the gap gene encoding type I glyceraldehyde-3-phosphate dehydrogenase: MSKKRVAINGLGRIGKMVLWHYVTQKPENIEIVVANGGSGTPEDLAYMLKFDSVHGRFPVNVEYTDNSLIIDGKEIAIVSERDPEKLPWKEMNIDIVLEATGKFTKRDDAAKHITAGAKKVIITAPGKQVDKTIVLGVNHDEYDPQNHHVISNASCTTNSLAPVMKILEDEFGVESALVTTVHAYTSSQVTIDRKKPGKHRRGRAAAVNIIPTTTGAAKATIEVIPNLAGKMHAMALRVPVADVAITDISVTLKKETTTEDLNKTFEKYANGKMKGILGITYEEVVSTDMISNPHSSTIDALSTAVVEGNKAKILTWYDNEFGYAGRVLELAQMVAEKL; the protein is encoded by the coding sequence ATGTCTAAAAAAAGAGTGGCTATAAACGGACTTGGCAGAATCGGAAAAATGGTTTTATGGCATTATGTAACACAAAAACCTGAAAATATTGAAATTGTAGTGGCAAACGGGGGCAGCGGAACTCCTGAAGATTTGGCTTATATGCTGAAATTCGACTCAGTTCACGGCAGATTTCCAGTAAATGTAGAATACACAGACAATTCTCTTATTATTGACGGAAAAGAAATAGCAATCGTCAGCGAAAGAGACCCTGAAAAATTACCTTGGAAAGAGATGAATATTGATATCGTTCTTGAAGCAACCGGTAAATTTACAAAAAGAGACGATGCGGCAAAACATATTACTGCGGGAGCTAAAAAAGTAATTATTACAGCTCCGGGAAAACAAGTGGACAAAACAATCGTTCTGGGCGTAAATCATGACGAATACGATCCTCAAAACCATCACGTAATTTCAAATGCGTCATGTACTACAAATTCGCTTGCGCCTGTTATGAAAATTCTTGAAGACGAATTCGGAGTGGAAAGCGCTCTTGTAACCACGGTGCACGCTTATACCTCAAGCCAGGTTACAATAGACAGAAAAAAACCGGGCAAACACAGAAGAGGAAGAGCTGCGGCCGTAAATATCATCCCGACCACTACAGGCGCGGCAAAAGCGACAATAGAAGTTATTCCGAATTTAGCAGGCAAAATGCACGCAATGGCTCTTAGAGTTCCTGTTGCCGATGTGGCTATTACAGATATTTCTGTAACACTTAAAAAAGAAACTACCACTGAAGATTTAAACAAAACATTTGAAAAATACGCAAACGGTAAAATGAAAGGTATTTTAGGAATAACTTACGAAGAAGTTGTATCTACCGACATGATAAGCAATCCACATTCAAGCACTATTGACGCCCTTTCAACCGCCGTAGTTGAAGGTAACAAAGCAAAAATACTTACATGGTACGATAATGAATTCGGTTATGCCGGAAGAGTTTTGGAACTGGCTCAAATGGTAGCAGAAAAACTATAA